Below is a genomic region from Pseudomonas berkeleyensis.
CTCGACCTGCTGGCGGGCGAAAAGACCGAGCGTACCGCACTAAAGATGCTCAGCCGGGCGCCGGTGATGTTCCCGCCGGAGCCAATCCGCTACAGCGCCGTGACCCTGGCCCAACGCGGCCTGGAGCAGGAAGACCGCACCGGTCGACGCAACCTGCTGCTGCGCACCATGGACGCCTTCGGCGTCGGCTTCGACTCCTGATCATTCCAACAAGAGATAACCCACCGTGTCCAAGATGCCCGCTCACGTTATCGATTTCGCCACCAGCCCGGTCGAGCCACTGGTTCGCGACATCACCGATCCCGCCATCGTTGAGGCGCCTTATCGCAGTCACACCTGGCGTCACTTCACCAACCCCGGCAAACACTTCACCGCTGGTGTCTGGGAGGCCGGTACGCACAAGGAATATTGCGACTGCGACTACGACGAGCTGTGCCACATCCTCGAAGGCCAGGTACGCCTGACCGACGCCGACGGCAGCAGCCGCGAGTTCGGCCCCGGCAGCACCTTCGTGGTGGCGGCGGGTTTCAAGGGCACCTGGGAAAACCTCAGCCAGGTGCGGAAGATCTACGTGATCCTGGGCACCTGAGAACCTGTCTACGATCTCCTGGCCGTCAGCCATATGGCGTTAAAAACAGCTTCGGACAGTGACTTGTCACTGAACGTCCGGAGGACGGCCCGAAGGGCGAGTGAAACGAGTAATGCTCATTTACAACTCGTAAAGTCGAGCGCGACTCCGACCGTTCCTCAGCTGTTTTTGCGGGGCCGCCATCGGTATCGTCTGGCTCTAGTCCAAAAGATCGTAAACAGGTTCTGAACACAGCAGAACTGGAATCCCTATATGGAATATCGCGTCAACCACCTGCCCCAGCCTCCCGCGCTGAACGCCGACTGGGCCGATCCCGCCTGGCAGGCTGCGGAAATCATCCGTATCGAGCAGTTTCGTCCGGAAAGCAGCGACCACCGCCCGCTCACCGAAGCGCGCCTGCTGTACAGCGATGCCGGCATCCACGGCATCTTCCGCGCCCATGATCGCTACGTGCGCTGCGTGCACACGCAGTTCCAGGATCTGGTGTGCAAGGACAGCTGCGTCGAGGTGTACTTTCAGCCCAAGGCCGGGCAAGCCGAAAACAACGGCTACCTGAACCTGGAAATGAGTGGCAACGGCACCCTGCTCAGCTACTACATCACCGATGCCGAGCGCGCGCCGGGCGGCTTCAAGGAATTCGTCAAACTGACACCCGAACAGGGCCGCCAGGTCGCCATCCGTTCGACCCTACCTGCCGTGGTGGAGCCAGAGCTCAGCGAGCCGACCGAATGGTGCCTGCAGTTCTTCCTGCCCTTCACCTTGTTGGAAGCCTATGTCGGCCCGCTCGACGCGCTGCCCGGCCAAGCGTGGCGCTGCAACCTGTTCAAGTGCGCCGACGAAACCTCGCACCCACACTGGGCCTCATGGCGCCCGGTAAAGGAGCTCAACTTCCACGCCCCGGAGACCTTTGGCACGATTCGTTTCGCATGAATCCTGCCGTCGATCTCCACCGACCTGGATATCACTGCGCGCCTGATCGGGCTCTGGGCAGCGCCCGATCCACCAGCACCTGCAGGCGCCCGCGCGAACATTGCTCGACCCGCGCCTCGACGCCGTAGACCTCGGCCAGCAACGCCGGGGTCAACACCTCTGCCGGTGCGCCACTGGCGTACAACTGGCCGCCATGCAGCACCACGATGAAGTCGGCGCAGGCAGCGGCCAGGTTGATGTCGTGCAGTACCGCCACGGCCAGTAACTGGTGTTCACGCACCAGCTCACGCACGCAGTCCATCACCCGCAACTGGTAATGCAGATCGAGCGCGCTGGTCGGCTCGTCCAGCAGCAGCACCTGCGGCTTGCGCGCGATCAGTTGGGCCAGCGAAACCAGTTGCCGCTGACCGCCGGACAGGCCGTCCAGCGATTGCTCGGCCAGATCCTCGATGCCAATCCGTGCCAGCGCCTCGAACGAAGCACGCAGTACATCGGGCTCGTTACCCACTCGCAGCGCGGCGATCACGCTTTCCAGCACACCGAGGGCGATACCTGGCGGCAGTTGCTGCGGCATATAGGCCAGCAAGCGCGATCGCTCGGCGGCGTTCAGCCGGGTCAGGTCGCGGCCGCCCAGGCTCAGCCCGCCCTGCATGCGCTCAAGCCCGGCCAACGCGCGCAGTAGCGTGGACTTGCCGGCGCCATTGGGGCCCACCAGTGCCACCAGGCTGCCGGCCGGCAACTCCGGTAGCGACAGACCATGAATGATGCGGCGGCGACCGTACGCCACCTCGATGCCATCGACCTTGAGATTCACAGGCGCCTCCCACGGCGAAACACCAGCGCGACGAACACCGGCACCCCGACCAGCGCGGTGACGATGCCCACCGGCACGATCACGCCCGGCAGGATCAGCTTGCTGGCGATGGACGACAGCGACAGCAGCAAGGCGCCGACCAGCGCGCTGGCCGGCAGCAAGAAGCGCTGATCCTCACCGACCAGCAGGCGCGCCATATGCGGGCCGACCAGGCCGACGAAACCGATGGTGCCGACGAAGGCCACGGCGGTGGCGGCCAGCAGGCTGATACGCAGCAGCGAGGCGTAGCGCAGGCGGCGTACATCGACGCCGAAGCTGCGTGCACGATCTTCGCCCATGCGCAGCAAGGTCATGCCCGGTGCGGCACGCAAGGAGAACGGCAACAGCACTGCGAGCACCGTAGCGAGAATGGCGAGCTTCTCCCAGTTGGCTCGCGCCAGGCTGCCCAGCGTCCAGAACACCAGTTGCTGCAACACGTCCTCGGTAGCCAGCAGTTGCAGCAGCGACACCAGTGCGTTGCAACTGAACACCAGGGCGATGCCGAACAGCACCAGGCTCTCCACACCCGCCCCGCGCAGGCGCGACATGGCCTGCAACAGCAGCACCGACAGGCAGGCGAAGACGAACGCCGCCACCGTCACCTGGCCGCTCGGCGCCAGCCAGTCGATGGCCAGCGGATAGGCGATAGCCAGCGAGGCGCCAAGCGCTGCCGCCGAGGACACACCGAGGGTGAAAGGACTGGCCAACGGGTTGTCGAGGATCGCCTGCATCTCGGCGCCAGCCAGCGACAACGCGGCGCCGACCAGCACCGCCATCAGCGCGTACGGCAGGCGCACGTTCCAGATGATCACCCGCTCGGTGGCGCTCAGCGCATCGGGGTCGAGAATGCCGGCCAGCAACTGGCCCAGGCCCATGCCCGAGGCGCCGCTGGCCAGGTCAGCCAGCACGCTGGCCACCAGCAGCGCCAGCAACACGCCCACCAGCACGCTGCGATGTAGCAGCAGGCGGCGGTAGCTCAGCGCTGCCGCCTCCAGCGCAGGCGCGCCGGCACGTTGCAGATAGGCACTCACGGCGTTGCATCGATCCAGTAGTGGCCATCCAGGCCAACGGCAAGGAAGCGGTTGATCTCGGCCAGGGTCGCCTGTGGATCGAGGTCGGCGAAGCGCTCGGGGTGAATCCAGCGCGCCATGCTCTCGATGGCGAGGATGTTGAACGGCGAGTTGTAGAAGTCATGCCACAGGCCATGCGCCTGGCCAGCGCGGATCGGTCGCAACGGCGCGAACTCGGGGCGCGCGGTGATCTTCGTCAGGCTGTCGCGGGCGGTCTGCTCGTCCACGCCAGCGCCGAGCAGCACGCCGGGGTTGCGGTTGCCGGTGGCGATATAGACGTCCGGATCGGCGGTCAGCACGTACTCGACGCTGACGTCACCAATAGCGCCCGGCACCACGCCGGCGGCGATATTGTGCCCACCGACTGCCTCCACCACGCCGCCCAGGCCGCTCTTGCCGGTGGTGTGACCCGGCGCCTGCCAGACGCCGGCCAGCAGTTCGAGAAACACCTTGGGCCGCTGCGCATCCGGCAGGTCGGCCACGGCATCGGTGACGCGTGCCAGGTGACGGTCGTACAGGCTCAGGTATTCCTGAGCCTCGCGCTCACGGCCGAGTAGTTTGCCCAGTGCCTCCAGGCTGACGCGGGTGTTCTTGATCGGGTGCACGCGAAAATCGATGAACAGCACCGGCACGCCCGCAGCGGCCAGCAGGTCGGCGACCGGGCTGTGCTGGGTCGGGCCTTCGCCGGCGATGCTGAACACTGCCAGATCAGGCTTGAGAGCAAGGATCTGCTCGGCGCTGACACTCTGCTCGGACGCCTGGCCAATCAGTGGAATATCGGCGATGGCCGGGTATTTCTGCGCGTAGACCTCATAGGTGTGCGGGTCGAGCAGGCGCATGTCGTTCTGCCAGCCGACCACACGCTGGAACGGCGCCTCGCGGTCGAGCAGCGCCAGGGCAAAGAACAGCCGTCCTTCCCCCAGCACCACACGCTTGGGTTCAGCCGGTACGTCGACCTTGCGCCCGAGCACGTCGGTGACTTCCACGGCGTGGGCGGAGCCGGCCAGGGCCAGCAGTAACAGGGGCAACGCACAGGCGCGCCGCAGCAAAGAGATTCTCATGCAGATGACCTCGAATGGATTCAGGTGTCGCTCCAGCGACGGAGCAGGTTGTGATAGACGCCGGTGAGTTCCAGCAGTGATTGGTCGTCGGCGCCCTGGGCAGTGAGGCGCTGGATGGCCACATCCATGTCCAGCAGCATCTGCCGCTGGCCGTCCTCGCGTACCAGGCTCTCGATCCAGAAGAACGAGGCCAGACGCTCGCCGCGCGTCACCGGCTCGACGCGGTGCAGGCTGCTGCCGGGATAAAGCACCAGATGCCCGGCCGGCAACTTGACGCGCTGCTCGCCGAAGGTGTCGCGGATCACCAGCTCACCGCCGTTGTAGCTGGATGGGTCAGCCAGGAACAGCGTCGCCGACAGGTCGGTGCGCACGCGTTCGCGCACGCCCTTGATGCCGCGAATGGCGTTGTCGACATGGAAGCCGAACGCCTCGCCGCCGCCGTAGCGATTGAACAGCGGCGGATAGATGCGCTTGGGCAAGGCAGCGGACATGAACAACGCGTTGTTCGACAGGCGCCGCAGGATCAGTTCGCCAAGCTGACGGGCCAGCGGGTTGTCCTCGTCCAGCTGGCGGTTGACCTTGACCTGCGCCGACTGCACGCCGGCCGTGACCTTGCCGTCGACCCAGGGTTGCGCCAGCAGTTGCCGGCGCACCTCGTCGAGTTCCGTGGCGCTGAGCAGCGCTTCGATTTCGATCAGCATCAGAAGCTGTAATCCACGCTGGCGGTGACGGTACGTCCGGCACCCGGTACGCCGTACAGCTGGAAGCCATCGAGCGAGGCACCGATGCGGCTGTAGTAGAACGTGTTGAACAGGTTCTCGACGTTGAGGTTGAACGTGGTGCTGGCGTCCACCTGATAACGCGCGGCCACGCTGTGCAGCCAGTAGCCAGGCGCCTTCTCGTGGTCGCGGGTGTAGATGGGCAACACGCCAGCCGGGCCTTCGGCGTTGCTGCTGTTGTTGTTCAGCCCGCCGACGTACTTGTTGTCGCTGTAGCGGCGGCGGCCGACATAGTTGGCGCCGTAGCTCAGGCTCAGGTCATCGGTGAGCTCGTAGGTCGTCCACAGGTTGGCGGTCAGGTCGGGGACGTTCTTGGCCTCCTCGCCCTTGTTGGCACCCTTGGTCTGGCGGCTCTTCATCGCGGCGAAGCCGGCGTAGGCGCTCCACTTCGAGGTCAGCTCGCCCTGCAGACCCAGCTCGATGCCGTCGACCCGCTTGGCCGGCAGCGCACGCACGGGTGCGGTCTCGCCCTCGCTGTATTCCCAGCTGTTGTCCAGCTCGGTGCGGAACAGCGCGGCGGTCAGGCCCAGGCGATCATCGAGCAGCTCCCACTTGGTGCCCAGCTCGTAGGTGCGCGCCTCGGCCGGCTCGTAGTCCGCCGTGCTGGCCGCGCCGTACACCTGGTTGTTGGTGCTGGCGCCGATGGCCGACGGCTGCGCCGACTGGCTGTAGGACAGGTAGATGCTGCCGTTCTCGGCCGGTTTGAAAACCAGCCCGGCGCGGCCGCCAAAGGTATCGTCGCTGCGGCTGGTTTCATTGCCGGCGGTCTCGGTAGCGACCTTCCAGCGGTCGTAGCGCAGCGACAACAGCAATTGCCATTGCGGGCTGAAGGTCAGGGTGTCGGAGACGTACAAGCCGGCGTTCTTCACCTCGGTGGCCGGGTCGCCGTAGCCCTTGCGTGCATAGGTAGAGGCGAACTGGTGGGCCGGGTCGCTCATGTCGAAGAACATCGCGCCGTCCGGCACCTTCATGGTGTTGTGCAGGCCGGCGTAGGTTTCCTTGTACAGCTCGACGCCGGTGACCGCCTGATGACCGATGCCGCCGGTGTTGAAGGCGAAGCTCAGGTCGGTCTGGTTGTCGATGATCGAGTAGCGCTTGGACAGGCCGAAATCGCTGCCGCGCAGGTAGGCGTAGCGGGTATCGCCGCTGTTGATGTAGTCGGTGTAGGAGTTGACGCCATTGATCGAACTGGCCGGGCCGACACCGATATAGCCGAGGCTGGCGCAGCGTGTGCCGCTGCAGTTGCGGCTGCCATCGGCATTGGCAGCGACGAAGCGCGCCGGCGAGAGCACCGCCCAGTTATCGGTCTGCTGCCAGCGCAGCTGGTTGCGCAACGTGGTGCTGTCGTCGAAATCATGCTCGAACAAGCCGGTCAGCGAGCGCGTTTCGCTGCGCTGGGTGTACAGGCTGGAATCGCCGTACCAGGCATCGCGCGATACGCCGGGCATGCGTTTGCCGTTGGTGCCGCGCTGGATCGGCACACCGCCGTCCGGGGTGTTATTGTCCTTCTGGAAGAAGGCATCCAGCCACAGGCGCGTGTCGGTGCCCAGACCAAGACCGAAGGAAGTCGCCAGGCCCCAGCGGTCGTAATCCACCTCATCACGCTCGGCGACGGCGCTGTAGTGTTTCATCAGGTTGATGCGCACCGCGCTGGTGTCGTTGATCTCGCGGTTGATGTCGGCGGTCAGGCGCTTGTAGTTGTCAGTGCCGATGCCAGCG
It encodes:
- a CDS encoding ABC transporter ATP-binding protein; this translates as MNLKVDGIEVAYGRRRIIHGLSLPELPAGSLVALVGPNGAGKSTLLRALAGLERMQGGLSLGGRDLTRLNAAERSRLLAYMPQQLPPGIALGVLESVIAALRVGNEPDVLRASFEALARIGIEDLAEQSLDGLSGGQRQLVSLAQLIARKPQVLLLDEPTSALDLHYQLRVMDCVRELVREHQLLAVAVLHDINLAAACADFIVVLHGGQLYASGAPAEVLTPALLAEVYGVEARVEQCSRGRLQVLVDRALPRARSGAQ
- a CDS encoding ABC transporter substrate-binding protein → MRISLLRRACALPLLLLALAGSAHAVEVTDVLGRKVDVPAEPKRVVLGEGRLFFALALLDREAPFQRVVGWQNDMRLLDPHTYEVYAQKYPAIADIPLIGQASEQSVSAEQILALKPDLAVFSIAGEGPTQHSPVADLLAAAGVPVLFIDFRVHPIKNTRVSLEALGKLLGREREAQEYLSLYDRHLARVTDAVADLPDAQRPKVFLELLAGVWQAPGHTTGKSGLGGVVEAVGGHNIAAGVVPGAIGDVSVEYVLTADPDVYIATGNRNPGVLLGAGVDEQTARDSLTKITARPEFAPLRPIRAGQAHGLWHDFYNSPFNILAIESMARWIHPERFADLDPQATLAEINRFLAVGLDGHYWIDATP
- a CDS encoding cupin domain-containing protein, whose amino-acid sequence is MPAHVIDFATSPVEPLVRDITDPAIVEAPYRSHTWRHFTNPGKHFTAGVWEAGTHKEYCDCDYDELCHILEGQVRLTDADGSSREFGPGSTFVVAAGFKGTWENLSQVRKIYVILGT
- a CDS encoding carbohydrate-binding family 9-like protein translates to MEYRVNHLPQPPALNADWADPAWQAAEIIRIEQFRPESSDHRPLTEARLLYSDAGIHGIFRAHDRYVRCVHTQFQDLVCKDSCVEVYFQPKAGQAENNGYLNLEMSGNGTLLSYYITDAERAPGGFKEFVKLTPEQGRQVAIRSTLPAVVEPELSEPTEWCLQFFLPFTLLEAYVGPLDALPGQAWRCNLFKCADETSHPHWASWRPVKELNFHAPETFGTIRFA
- a CDS encoding FecCD family ABC transporter permease encodes the protein MSAYLQRAGAPALEAAALSYRRLLLHRSVLVGVLLALLVASVLADLASGASGMGLGQLLAGILDPDALSATERVIIWNVRLPYALMAVLVGAALSLAGAEMQAILDNPLASPFTLGVSSAAALGASLAIAYPLAIDWLAPSGQVTVAAFVFACLSVLLLQAMSRLRGAGVESLVLFGIALVFSCNALVSLLQLLATEDVLQQLVFWTLGSLARANWEKLAILATVLAVLLPFSLRAAPGMTLLRMGEDRARSFGVDVRRLRYASLLRISLLAATAVAFVGTIGFVGLVGPHMARLLVGEDQRFLLPASALVGALLLSLSSIASKLILPGVIVPVGIVTALVGVPVFVALVFRRGRRL
- a CDS encoding Fe2+-dependent dioxygenase, with amino-acid sequence MLIEIEALLSATELDEVRRQLLAQPWVDGKVTAGVQSAQVKVNRQLDEDNPLARQLGELILRRLSNNALFMSAALPKRIYPPLFNRYGGGEAFGFHVDNAIRGIKGVRERVRTDLSATLFLADPSSYNGGELVIRDTFGEQRVKLPAGHLVLYPGSSLHRVEPVTRGERLASFFWIESLVREDGQRQMLLDMDVAIQRLTAQGADDQSLLELTGVYHNLLRRWSDT
- a CDS encoding TonB-dependent receptor gives rise to the protein MPQALSTSPLSLSRTLAPAFGLMLGVCALPVMADAAAIDLPDLQVSGKRTTYKADNASSAKIAVPLLDAPQSVNVVPREVLEEQNAQSLQDVLRNVPGITFMSGEGNLGWGDLFSIRGFSSEQSLTVDGVRDAGMSSRNDTFNLEQAEVYKGTGSVESGVSAIGGSVNLVSKRAHLGDAGKLSAGIGTDNYKRLTADINREINDTSAVRINLMKHYSAVAERDEVDYDRWGLATSFGLGLGTDTRLWLDAFFQKDNNTPDGGVPIQRGTNGKRMPGVSRDAWYGDSSLYTQRSETRSLTGLFEHDFDDSTTLRNQLRWQQTDNWAVLSPARFVAANADGSRNCSGTRCASLGYIGVGPASSINGVNSYTDYINSGDTRYAYLRGSDFGLSKRYSIIDNQTDLSFAFNTGGIGHQAVTGVELYKETYAGLHNTMKVPDGAMFFDMSDPAHQFASTYARKGYGDPATEVKNAGLYVSDTLTFSPQWQLLLSLRYDRWKVATETAGNETSRSDDTFGGRAGLVFKPAENGSIYLSYSQSAQPSAIGASTNNQVYGAASTADYEPAEARTYELGTKWELLDDRLGLTAALFRTELDNSWEYSEGETAPVRALPAKRVDGIELGLQGELTSKWSAYAGFAAMKSRQTKGANKGEEAKNVPDLTANLWTTYELTDDLSLSYGANYVGRRRYSDNKYVGGLNNNSSNAEGPAGVLPIYTRDHEKAPGYWLHSVAARYQVDASTTFNLNVENLFNTFYYSRIGASLDGFQLYGVPGAGRTVTASVDYSF